The Salegentibacter mishustinae genomic interval TCGCCATCTTTTGCTTCTCCCATTTTGTTCTTCTGAACAAAAATATCGGTATACATTTTTGGATCTCCAATAACCACAAAACCAAAATCTTTCTGCATATCAAGAACCCCTACAAATTCGGTTCTTTTTCTATTTAAAATTTTAGTTACTTCTCCTTCAGATTTTTTATTGCGTTTTCGGTTATAAATATAAATTTCTACTTCGTCTCCATTAAATGCAGTATTTAGATCTCTTGGTGAGATAAAAACATCGTCTTCTAATTCGTCTACCATCGCATAAGCATAACCTTTGGTGGTCATATCTATCACTGCCCGGTAATAATCGTTGCTTTTAACTATTTTAAATTTTCCACGGCCCTCTTCTTCAATTTGCTTTTTTGCAGCTAACTGGGCTAATTTTTTAATAATATTATTTCTACTATTAGCATCATTAACGCCAAGCTTAGCGGCAATTTGCTTATGATTAAAGGTTTTACCGGCGTCCTTTCTAAGGATATCTAAAATACTTTTGGAAAGATTACTCTGGTGTTGGGATTTATTTTTATTCTTTTTACTCATTTCAATATTTAAAGTATAAAATTACGGCTTCTGCATTACATGAAGCCTATTTGCGATTAAAGTTTTGTTAAGCGCCCTGAAAATTATCTGCTTATAAAATATTTTCACATTTACTTAACATAATTTCAATACTGGGTGAAAACCCTTGTTTTTTGTCTCCCAGGAATTAAGAAAACCTCAAATTCTTAATTTTTTCTTAATTTTAATTTAAGGTTTGTCGCAACCTTTATTTCCATCTTTGTAAGACTTAATAATCTGAGTACTATGGATAAGGCCAAAAAAATATCGCTTCTTTTTTTTCTTATTTTCCTTTTTGGATTAATAGGTTTTATCGCATCTATAAACTCTTCTTTAAATAAGAAAAGCCAGGTAAATGTAAAATCTGCACAGCTATATATGGATCATACGCTAAGTTATTCAGAAGAAACCATTTACTATTTAAATTAACTTAAAATACTGGATTTCAGTAAATTATTCTTCTATTTTTTTTATTTAAAGATCTATAATTCCGAATTTATTCATTATCAGAGTTTTAGTTTTTTCAGGATTTCTATTCATATATCTAAACCTCAAAATTCAATTTTAAAAGATATCAGTCAATGTTATTAACACTATATATAATTATCTTTTTTTCTTCTTTTTATAAAAATTAAAACTGATGGTTATTATAGCGTGTTAATTTGTAGAACAATTTTTTTAAGCTTTTCTTGGTTTTTAAGTTAGCCTAGTTTGATAACAACTTATTAACATACTTCTAAAGTTCTAAAAGACTGGAAATCTTACTATTTTAATATTTACTTAACAAAAGTTGATAACCGAATCTTAATATCTAATCGGGATAAATGAAAATGAATTTAGTGTTCACAACCTGTTTTTATATGCTGATAACTTCTCAAAAAATAGCGAACTTATAATTTGATTTATTCGAAGATATTTTGCTATTGAAATTTAAATCGAATACCGCAAATAAGTTTCTCAGTTTCTCATCAATGCTTATCCACAATGCTATGTCAATACTAAAGCCTTGATTTATAAGCTTATTTAAAAAGTAATTAACAATTGAAAATAGCAATGTTACTAAGTGGTTTTTTTACCTTTGCTGCAGCTAAAAACTTAAATATGAAAATTGCAATAGGAAACGATCACGCCGGTACCGGATACAAGAAAAAGGTTGTTGATTACCTGAAAAACAAAGGTATAGAAGTTATTAACTATGGTACTAACAGTGATGATAGTGTAGATTATCCAGATTTTGTGCATCCCGTAGCCGATGATGTTGAAAACCAAAAAGTAGATTTTGGAATTATCATTTGTGGCAGTGGTAATGGTGCAAATATGACCGCTAATAAACACCAGGGTGTACGTTCTGCTTTGTGCTGGACGGGTGAGATCACTAAACTAGCCAGAGAACACAACAATGCTAATGTATTGAGTATTCCTGCTCGTTTTGTTTCAGAACATCAGGCAGTAGATATGGTCAAAATTTTTCTTGAAACTTCTTTTGAAGGTGGAAGACATCAAAAGCGAGTAGATAAGATTCCGGTTGAAAATTAGAGATATTATCAATGTATATAAAAGACTGTTTAAAACATTTTAAACAGTCTTTTCTTTTATTATTTCGGAATAAATATTATTAGAAAAATATGGAGATTCTTATTAAAGATTTCAATGAACTTAGTATTGAAGAGCTTTACCAGGTATTACAACTTCGCTCTGAAGTTTTTGTAGTAGAACAGGACTGTGTTTACCAGGATATAGATGGTAAAGATCAAAATGCATTACACATTTTGGGTGTTAAGGATGGAAAAGTAATTGCCTACACTCGCTGTTTTGATAAAGGATTCTATTTTGATGAAGCCGCTATTGGGCGGGTTGTGGTTAAAGAATCTGAACGTAAAAATGCCTATGGCCATCTTATTCTAAAAGCTTCTGTAGAAGCCATTAAAGAGCGTTTTAAAACCGATAATATCAAACTTTCTGCGCAGCAATATTTAACCAATTTCTACGAAAGCCACGGTTTTATGCAAATGGGCGAAGGCTATCTGGAAGATGGAATACCGCATATTGCAATGATTAAATAATAAAGTACTGAATTTTATTTTCGAAGCATTTAAAATGCAGGATATACTACCTCAAAATTTCTGAATAACGCTGGCTGTTGTTTAAAATGGATTTAGCCTCTAAAATTTCAGGATTGTTTTCAACATAATACTCATACAAGCCTTCTTTATAGAAATAGCGTTTAATAATCTCATCGGTTAAAATGCTTACTATTTCATGTTTCTTTTCGTCTAATTCTTTCTTTTTCTGAGCTTCAATTTCAGTGGAAATACTTTTGTAATGACCTAAAATATCCTGTTCATAACCTTCTTTTGAAGCAATGGCAAGCAGTTCTTCAAGTTCCTGTTCTGTAGCGGTTTTATAGTCGAAATTAGAGGTTTTCAAAAAGGATTTGAAATTGTTGAAATCTGTATCAGTGAACTCAAATGATTCGGGATCTTTCAAGTCATTTTTATAGTAATATTCGGTAGCAAAATTAAAAATAGCATTTTGTGCTAGCAGCGCATTAGTAATGCTGCTGTATTCTGAAGTTTCCAGTTTAACATCGGGAGAAATTCCGCCGCCATCAAAAACGCTACGTCCGTTTCTGGTCTTAAACTCTTTATAATCTTCTACAGCTCTTTTTATAGCTTTCCCGTCTTCATCTCTTTCGGCATAATTTAAAGCCTGTATACACCTTCCGCTTGGCGTATAATAACGGGAAATAGTGATCTTAAGTTGTGTACCGTAAGCGAGCTCTTTTGGTCGTTGTACAAGGCCTTTTCCAAAACTTCTGGCACCTACCACCACTCCTCTATCCAGATCCTGAATAGCACCAGCTACGATCTCGCTGGCCGAAGCACTACGTCCGTTGACTAAAACTACCAGCGGAATTTGCGTATCTATAGGTTCTTTTTGGGTTTGGTAAGCTTTGTTATATTTTTCTATAACCGATTTTGTGGTGGTGATCAATTCGCCTTTTGGCAGGAAAATATTACTCACGTTTATAGCTTCTGTTAATAAACCGCCGGGATTTCCTCTAAGGTCAAGAATAATTTTCTCTGCACCCTGATTTTTTAGATCTTTTAGCGCCCTTATTGTTTCTGAAGAAGCTTTTGCGTTAAATCGGGAAAGCACTATATACCCGGTTTTTTCTTTTAAAAGTTCATAAAATGGAACTGCTTTTAATTGAATAGCACTCCTTGTAAGTTGGGTTGTTTTTATTTCTCCCTGGCGCTTATATTTTAAGTTGATCTGCGAGTCTGGGGAGCCATTTAGTAATTCTCCAACATCATCGGTGTAATCGGCTACTTTTATTCCTTCAATTTCAATAATTTCATCCCCGGCCTTTAATCCGGCTTTATCGGCTGGATAATTTTTATAAGGTTCCATTATAAGTAAGCTATTATCAACAACTTGCACGGTAGCACCAATGCCACTATATTCCCCAGAATTATTGATTCTTGCGGCTTCTACATCCTGTTCGTTCCAGTAATTGGTATAAGGATCTAAATCTGCCAGCATCGCTTTAATAGCGGTATCCATTAAAGCAGCAGGATTGGTTTCTTCAACATAATTCATGTTGATTTCCTTAAAAAGTGTGGTAAAAATTTCAATTTGTTTGGCAATCTCAAAGAAATCAGATTTAAAGCCAAAACTGCTGAATATTAGAGTGGCACCCAGACAAATTACCGCAATTTTTTTGGTGAGTTTCTTTTTCATTTTTCAATATTTTTACTCGATTATCGAGATTAAATCTTCCGAGGTGATTTAAGCCGATTTATAGAAATTCAGCTTATTTATTTTCCGATTCATTAAACTTCTCCATTACCTTTATCATTGCTTTATTTAGGTCTTCCAGGCTAATTTCGTCCCTGGAAATATAAATAAACATCAAGGCATAAGCTTGTGTGAAGTTGCTGGTTACAAGATACTTATTTTTTCTGAAAGCTTCCCGCATCAAACGTTTAATACGGTTGCGGTCCACAGCAGTTTTCACCAGTTTTTTAGGAACAGAAACTCCGGTTTTAAAATGCTTGATTTCAGGATTGGTAATGGGAAGATAGATGAGTTTTAGCGGATATTTTTTAACCGATTTTCCTTCCTGAAATAATATATCTATGAGCTTTTTGCTCTTTAATTTTTCGTCTTTTCCAAAACTTTCATCCATACTTCAAAAGTAAGCATAGTTTTAAGTTCTCTATTAATAATTGAAAATTTAAACAAGAATAAATAGTTCAAAAATCCTTTAATGATTTTGTACTAATTTCAGTTCCTCGCTTTATTTTAAAGAGGAGGTGGCCGCAGGATGGAGGGGTGTTTTTTAAAAATTCTTTTTATTATTAAGTAACTAATATGAGGGAACCACCCCTTTCTTCAGCAGAAGCTGAAGTCATTCCCCTCCTTAAAAAGTAGGGGAACTTTTTGAAAGCTATAAATAAAAAACCTCACAGGTTTTATATACCTGTGAGGTCTAAATATTGAACTTTAAATGTTGAAAAACTACTCCTGTCCTTCTTCTTCTGAAGGTTCTTCGGCAGTATAAAGATTGTTATCTCTTTTTACATCTGCCATGAGTTGAGATTCGTCTATTTCTATACTTTCTATCTCGCTAAGTGGTTTATCTATGTTTAATTCGTAAGTTGGATAGGCCCAGGCCCAATCTTTTGCTACGGTCCAGTTCTCGTGTTCTGCCGGCTTTTCCCAACGCATCATTTGTAATGGAATATAGATCATTTCTTCTTCCCCATTGCTGTAACGCACAGTGATATCTATAGGCATTGGCATTAGGTTGTGGCTCTCTAAAGTTACTTTAGTCGAATTTTCATCTACTTCGGTTACTTCTTTTATTCCGTAATCTATCTTAGCGGTAGTACGTGTCCAATCGTTTAAATACCAGTCTAATTCTGCTCCAGAAACTTTTTCAGCAACTCTAATAAAGTTGTTTGGGGTAGGATGTTTAAATTTCCATTCATCATAATAACGCTTTAATGTTTTATCAAGATTATCTTTCCCGATAATATATCCTAATTGTGCTAAAAATACAGCTCCTTTAGAATAAGCAGCAGCTCCGTAAGCAGCATTTAAATTATAACGATCGGCCTGAGTGGTTTGTGGTTGCTCAACACCAGAGTTTGCCAATTGCATATATCCGCGGTAAGATCCGGTATGAGGGTTTTCAGCATAAGTTTCCATTACCTGGTTCATTGCAGCGCTGGAAATATAGCTGGTAAATCCTTCGTCCATCCACTCGTGTTTACTTTCGTTAGTGGCCATTAGGTGCTGAAACCAGGCGTGAGCTAATTCGTGTGCAGTTACCCCTACCAGGCTTCCAAAATTACGTTCTCCTGTGATTAAAGTTAGCATCGCGTATTCCATACCGCCATCACCACCTTGTGCCACGGTATATTGATCCCATGGATAAGGGCCGATATTTTCGTTGAAAAACAACAATAGTTCTTCGGTTTTTTCCTGGAGATTTTTCCAGTTTTCCTTTATTTCATCATTGTCTTTATAGAAGAAGTGAAGTACTGTTCCGTCTTCAGCAGTTCTTTTATCGTGAATATATTCAGGATCTGCAGCCCAGGTAAAATCGTGCACTTTTGGTGCTACAAAATGCCAGGTATGCGTATCGCCTTCCGCCTGTACTTCTTCAACAGAATAACCATGTCCAATTTCCTCGGGATTTTGAAGATATCCTGAAGCGGCAACGGTATAATCTTTATCAATGGTAAGTTTTACATCAAAATCGCCCCAAACTCCGTGAAATTCACGACCTATATAAGGCGCTGCGTGCCATCCTTCAAAGTCATATTCTGCCATTTTAGGAAACCACTGGCTCATAGAAAGTGCAACACCTTCTGAGCTGTTTCTTCCCGATCGGCGAATTTGTTCCGGCACCTGGCCTTCAAATTCCATATTAAAAGTAGCTTTTTCGCCAGGTAAAATAGGTTCCTCCAGCTCAACTTCCAACACGGTTCCAACTTCTTCATAAGAAAGTTCATTACCGTTTTGGTCCAGGCTGGATACTCTTAAATATCCCTGTTCTTCTTCGGTTAATTTAGAAATATGGTCTCCTACTCTCCTATCTGGGTCTTTTATGGTTAAGGAACGTACGTCCATTTCGCTTCCCGGTTGAAAAGCGTTAAAATACAAATGATAAAAAACACGGTCTAAAGTATCGGGTGAATTGTTGGTATATACCAATTCCTGCGAACCGGTATATTGAAAATTATCAACATTCATATCTACCTCCATCTTATAGTCTACGTGCTGTTGCCAGTAGCTGGTGTTGTTTTGGGCACTGGCCAGGGAGGTTGCAACAAGGGCCAGACTTAATAATAATTTCTTCATTTAATTGTGGTTTTTATGATCAAAATAATACTCAATAATCGAGGTTTAAATGCTTGTTCCCGAAGCATCGCCTCGAAATTAAAATATTTTTTACTAATTATACCTCGTGGCTTACACAGAGGTAGTTTAATTGAATTCTATTTAGTTTGTGAGGCTAAAATAAGCGCATTGTAAAGATTTACCATTTTACCGGAAGTAGATAATTCTTTAAAATCCTGGGTATTGTTCCTGTCGCCGCCTACAATAACATCGGCATTGGTGGTTAAACCACTATCCATAATTACCTGTTTAACCTGCGCGGCGCTTAATTTTGGATAAAAAGAACGAATAATCGCTGCTACTCCTGCAACTGCCGGTGAAGCCATTGAGGTTCCCTGTAGGTATTCATATTCGTTATTTGGCGTAGTAGACCAGATCTTAGTTCCTGGAGCAAAAACATCAACATTTGTTTTTCCGTAGTTAGAGAAATCGGCTACTAATTGCGCACCATAATCATAATTAAGAGCACCAACAGTTAGAAAATTATCAGAAATTTCTTGTGGAGCTTCAGGATTTTGATCGTTTGGATAAACGGTATTTTCATCTAAATTAAGACCTTCATTTCCTCCGGCATTTACGATTAGCACATCGTTCTTTTCAGCATATTTAATAGCTTCTGTAACCCATTCTGGGTTTGGAGAGAAATACTTTCCGAAGCTGGTATTGATCACTTTAGCACCATTATCTACAGCATAACGAATAGCCAGGGCAATATCTTTATCATATTCGTCTCCATCTGGCACAGCGCGTAAAACCATAATTTCAGCGTTATTTGCCACCCCATTTATGCCTATATTATTATTTCTTTCTGCAGCGATAATTCCGGCTACGTGGGTACCGTGTTTTAGATCTTCTTTATCTTCTGAAGGTCCCATTACATTGGCATTTCCGTAATCGGTATCGGTAATATCATAAGGATCGTCACCTACGGGTGCACGGCCATCTAAATCCAGGTTAAAATGGGTTTCCAGCCTGTTTGCATAATATTCTATGCCTTCATCCAGTTCCTCAAGCGCTTCAGGAATATTTTCATTTACATTATTCTGAATTTGCTGTAGCATTCCTTTATATTGAGCCATCTGGCCCGAAGCTTCCATCTTATTAAGCTCTTCTTTGGTATAATCTTCTTTACCAAGTTGTGAAGAAACAGCCTGGTGTGCAGCTACCAGTTGCTTTTTGATCTGCTCATACTGGTTTCTATTTTGAACGGTTTCCTCGTATTCTTTTCCGTACTCTTCTTTTGCTTCCTGGTAATAGATAAATTCAGCACGATCTGCAGTGCTTATAGAACTTGCAGTTTTTCCTTCATATTTAGGTTTTAAGCGCTTATAAATACGGGTATACTCTAAATTCTCTTCTACTGCATCGCCAAGGAAGTTCCAACCGTGCATATCGTCTATATAACCATTGTTATCGTCGTCTTTTCCGTTACCGGGAATTTCATCGGTATTTGTCCAGATAACACCGTCAAGGTCTTCATGTTCAATATCAACGCCGCTATCTATCACGGCAACAATTGTTTTTTGACCTTTATTGTTTTTAATTATTTCTGAATATGCTTTTTCAACGCTCA includes:
- a CDS encoding S8 family peptidase; the protein is MKIPFLKPALVMGSALILASCGSGSPKIVSTPIANIDSIPLKITDLSETQLKGWGGADLMTDTIPGMSVEKAYSEIIKNNKGQKTIVAVIDSGVDIEHEDLDGVIWTNTDEIPGNGKDDDNNGYIDDMHGWNFLGDAVEENLEYTRIYKRLKPKYEGKTASSISTADRAEFIYYQEAKEEYGKEYEETVQNRNQYEQIKKQLVAAHQAVSSQLGKEDYTKEELNKMEASGQMAQYKGMLQQIQNNVNENIPEALEELDEGIEYYANRLETHFNLDLDGRAPVGDDPYDITDTDYGNANVMGPSEDKEDLKHGTHVAGIIAAERNNNIGINGVANNAEIMVLRAVPDGDEYDKDIALAIRYAVDNGAKVINTSFGKYFSPNPEWVTEAIKYAEKNDVLIVNAGGNEGLNLDENTVYPNDQNPEAPQEISDNFLTVGALNYDYGAQLVADFSNYGKTNVDVFAPGTKIWSTTPNNEYEYLQGTSMASPAVAGVAAIIRSFYPKLSAAQVKQVIMDSGLTTNADVIVGGDRNNTQDFKELSTSGKMVNLYNALILASQTK
- a CDS encoding M1 family metallopeptidase, with amino-acid sequence MKKLLLSLALVATSLASAQNNTSYWQQHVDYKMEVDMNVDNFQYTGSQELVYTNNSPDTLDRVFYHLYFNAFQPGSEMDVRSLTIKDPDRRVGDHISKLTEEEQGYLRVSSLDQNGNELSYEEVGTVLEVELEEPILPGEKATFNMEFEGQVPEQIRRSGRNSSEGVALSMSQWFPKMAEYDFEGWHAAPYIGREFHGVWGDFDVKLTIDKDYTVAASGYLQNPEEIGHGYSVEEVQAEGDTHTWHFVAPKVHDFTWAADPEYIHDKRTAEDGTVLHFFYKDNDEIKENWKNLQEKTEELLLFFNENIGPYPWDQYTVAQGGDGGMEYAMLTLITGERNFGSLVGVTAHELAHAWFQHLMATNESKHEWMDEGFTSYISSAAMNQVMETYAENPHTGSYRGYMQLANSGVEQPQTTQADRYNLNAAYGAAAYSKGAVFLAQLGYIIGKDNLDKTLKRYYDEWKFKHPTPNNFIRVAEKVSGAELDWYLNDWTRTTAKIDYGIKEVTEVDENSTKVTLESHNLMPMPIDITVRYSNGEEEMIYIPLQMMRWEKPAEHENWTVAKDWAWAYPTYELNIDKPLSEIESIEIDESQLMADVKRDNNLYTAEEPSEEEGQE
- the rpiB gene encoding ribose 5-phosphate isomerase B translates to MKIAIGNDHAGTGYKKKVVDYLKNKGIEVINYGTNSDDSVDYPDFVHPVADDVENQKVDFGIIICGSGNGANMTANKHQGVRSALCWTGEITKLAREHNNANVLSIPARFVSEHQAVDMVKIFLETSFEGGRHQKRVDKIPVEN
- the rnpA gene encoding ribonuclease P protein component, with amino-acid sequence MDESFGKDEKLKSKKLIDILFQEGKSVKKYPLKLIYLPITNPEIKHFKTGVSVPKKLVKTAVDRNRIKRLMREAFRKNKYLVTSNFTQAYALMFIYISRDEISLEDLNKAMIKVMEKFNESENK
- a CDS encoding GNAT family N-acetyltransferase, yielding MEILIKDFNELSIEELYQVLQLRSEVFVVEQDCVYQDIDGKDQNALHILGVKDGKVIAYTRCFDKGFYFDEAAIGRVVVKESERKNAYGHLILKASVEAIKERFKTDNIKLSAQQYLTNFYESHGFMQMGEGYLEDGIPHIAMIK
- a CDS encoding S41 family peptidase, with protein sequence MKKKLTKKIAVICLGATLIFSSFGFKSDFFEIAKQIEIFTTLFKEINMNYVEETNPAALMDTAIKAMLADLDPYTNYWNEQDVEAARINNSGEYSGIGATVQVVDNSLLIMEPYKNYPADKAGLKAGDEIIEIEGIKVADYTDDVGELLNGSPDSQINLKYKRQGEIKTTQLTRSAIQLKAVPFYELLKEKTGYIVLSRFNAKASSETIRALKDLKNQGAEKIILDLRGNPGGLLTEAINVSNIFLPKGELITTTKSVIEKYNKAYQTQKEPIDTQIPLVVLVNGRSASASEIVAGAIQDLDRGVVVGARSFGKGLVQRPKELAYGTQLKITISRYYTPSGRCIQALNYAERDEDGKAIKRAVEDYKEFKTRNGRSVFDGGGISPDVKLETSEYSSITNALLAQNAIFNFATEYYYKNDLKDPESFEFTDTDFNNFKSFLKTSNFDYKTATEQELEELLAIASKEGYEQDILGHYKSISTEIEAQKKKELDEKKHEIVSILTDEIIKRYFYKEGLYEYYVENNPEILEAKSILNNSQRYSEILR